The region gcttggcagtcacatggATCACCGAGCCACAGTAAGTTAAGCGGAGGCATTGGGagatgcagggaggaggcgttctggggaggaggcggaggatggggagaaggtaGGGAGCAGGCGTGACGGGGAGCTGggaggcacagagagggaggtggaggcgttccatggggagggagggaggtgggaccggtggagcagactggtggatcctgagtgttcgtgtggggctcattGCCAGACACAAACGCTTTTACCTCACTCGGCAGTGAATCGAGTGAGGTAAGCTAttctggggctacttcccttacccgggggaaggcgACAAGAatccctttctcccgaggtgccacccccGGCTGCCATGGGCACACATGGGATCACCCTGGGAGctgaggattgcgctgtaatacTCTGCAAAGACTGGATCACATATCCCCAGGTGAAACGTTCTGATGATGGTCTAATTATAGCCACTGAACATTGTTGATGGATTTTGAAAGAGTCAAATTGAATtaattcagttcaatgactccttgtttcaaaagcaaaacttgcTATTACTTTCTTTTCAGTGAGCTTCTTGAATTCTCTATAATGCCAGATTTCTTGCTAGTTACAAGATGCTGATCCCATCAAGTTGAATGAGCTAATATAGATATGCTGAAATGGAGATTTGcttatttctttcagatgcagaacagtgtgacaaatgcccagaaaatcagtacccaaacagtcgcaaggatcagtgcatccccaaagTTTTAATCTTTCTATCCTTCAATGAGATCTTGGGAATCCTTTTGTCTTCCAttgctcttttccttgccctgctgacagttttggtgatgtggagcttcattcaacaccggaatactcccattgtcaaggccaacaactggggcatcacctgcactcttctctcttctctgctgctctgctttctgtgttccttcctattccttggttGGCCagggaaggtgacctgccttctccgccaaacagtatttggcatggtcttcactgttgctgtgtcttgtgtgttggccaaaaccatcactgtcattttggccttcatggccaccaagccaggaaacagcatgaggaaatgggtggggaagaggctggcagtctcagtcatcattctgtgttctctcattcaagctggcctctgtgtggtttggctggcaacatctccccccttcccagagtttgacatgcactcccacattgaccaaattattatacaatgcaatgaagggtcagtcttcatgttctacattgtcctgggctacatgggatgcttggccttgatcagcttcattgtggctttcttgaccaggaagctgcctgatacttttaatgaagccaaactgatcactttcagcatgttggtgttctgcagtgtttgggtatcttttgtccccagctacctgagcaccagggggaaatacatggtggctgtggaggtcttctgcatcttgacctccagtggtgggttgttgagttgcatctttcttccaaagttctacattattattctgaggcctgagctgaacactagagcccagctagTACGGAAGAAGGCTACTAGTCCATGACTTTTGGAATTGATCTCATATTTACCGTCCCcagcttttctttctcatctcctttGCAATCCCTAAATGTTAGCAAGTGTCATCCCTTGCTATCCCTAAGTGtaagctgaacctctgatcctaatcagatgctgtaaatatgcattcaatggaaccgtgagtaaacaacttctttttatACAGATATAACAAACCTCCGctactttgtcttttttattgattagcagtcagctgggtgagggaggttctctggggtgatacccaaaaggggggttcCGCTGCTTGCtctactctgcttcctccccatcaccAAAAGGAAACTTTTATTTTTCCAGCAAGCATGATGTCAtgtaacattgtgatgtcacttctgggttctccccaaagggtgGAATGCTCACTGCTGTGGTCTAatggccccattccttctcctgtgaagggagcctctaaaggagaaggaacagggtttgtgaagctgcctcctctgtaaatagggtggagcctggggcagtcatgcacccgcCCAGCTTAGTGCCCAGTACAGGTGCCCCTCTGGCTCTGCCCATGTTAGAGCTCTGCAAGTGATAATCACATCAAGTTATTATAAATGAGAAAAAAGGCCAAGTGATAAAGAGTTAATTGGTCAAGATCAATTTCCTAGGAACCCATCTCACAGGTGTTCTTTTGTTTAGCTACAGGTGAATGTTGCTTAACAACATTCCAATCAGCGACGAACTGCATGCATGACGGTCCGTCGCTGATCCTTGTCACACCCCCAAAACCTCCGAAGCTgagaggagctgtgctccccttgcctccgaatgcttttctgagccctgcagaggccacatgctccAGAGACTTTGAAGAGATGATGTCATTTAACAACGGTGTCACTTAACGAAGTGTGTGCGGGACCACAACCCCATCATTAAacgatgcacacctgtactctaAAAATAGGATATACAAAGGCCTCATAAGTTTCGCAGATTTTTACCAAAATTCACACCACACACATCAACTAAGTGGCTGATCAAATGCTGCTCAATGCCCCAGTTCAGGATCAGAGTCCTGCTATACTGGGCAACATCCCTGGTACATTAAATATATGTattgctgttcctcttcactgctactgagaaggtATCGATTTTCAACAGAAGACATTATGAAAGCATGGTGAATAGCTCTATGGATGGTTCGGTGGAGGGATGCTGTAGTGTGGTggggctaggactgggctctcaataaCTCAGACCTGAAGAACTGACAGGGAATGGTGGAGCAAATCCCTGAATATGGCAGTTGAAGTCCCTCCACCTAACCATCCATATAGCCATTTCACCAGGCTTTCATACTGTCTTCAGTTTAAAACCGATACCTTCTCAGTAtcagtgaagaggaacagcactgcattgggggggtgggggggaggttagttaggattgagctgttaatcaagCATACCAAATGTGTACATGAAAGTGCTTGTGTTCAGTTGGAATTCCTCCAACCCTTTGGGATGGGATGCTCATccaattcctccatgtgatggtaTTAAAACATGTTTGATGTGGATGGCTGGTGGTTGCCACATTATAAAGATAATGTGCAGCTCTTTTCTATTCTCAATAGTCCCTTGCCACAATTATGACACACTCAGCTCTCTGAAACCTCACTAACATCTAAAGTCAAGGGTATGCTTTATTTATATCTTAGATTTTTCTCCCACACGAAGGACTATTCTGTCAACCCAAGTGAATTCTTTATACCATGCCTATTATCTCTGTCATCCCTGGGGACAATTATCTGATcttaataaactttaaaaatgatTTATTCAGAGTTCAGTAGTAAATGAAGCTGGAGAAAGCTGAAGGTTCTGTCTGACTTAAGTCGACATAACTGCTGACATAAGTTTCTGGGCGCAAAAGATCGTCCATGGATGGTTTGAGGATCTGAGATCCTGACAATAGGATTTCCCATTTCAAGTTTGATTTCAGCTTTCAGTCACTCTCTCAAAactttcagctttcattttcactAAACTGACACACTTGCAACTTTATGCTATTGAAGAAAAGCTTGAAAGGATTTGGGAAGGGACCAGTGAACTCTGAATCCAACCAACTCTTGCATCGATCTGTGTATAGGCATGGAGATAAGAAGACAGTGACTATTTTATGACATGGAGTGACATGGAGATAAGAGAacagttattcccccccccccagaaagctgTAGATTGCATGATTGTATTTCTTCTTGTAATGATCTAGCCCATACGATTCTGTTTCCTGAGTGTAAAGTGCCATGGATTTTGAAGGTGTactattacattttatttttgctttgtgaaATAGCCAGCATTCACAGTAGAAACTGCTATGTCCTGTCCTACCAAAGAACTCTAATTGAAGATGGACTCCACCAATCCTATACGAAGACAGAACCAAACAGGTATCACAGGATTCGTCCTTTTGGGATTATCTGTTGACCCAAAGAACAAGAGGCTTCTGTTTGCTATAGGCCTGTTAATCTACCTGTTGACTTTGGCAGGGAATCTAGTCATCATTATATTGATCAGAGTTGACCAATGCCTCAAAACTCCCATGTACTTTCTCTTGGGCAATCTCTCTTTCATTGAGATCTGTTCCACATCCACCACACTCCCAAAGGTATTGTGGGACCTCTTGCTGGGGGACAAGTCCAGCTCCTTCATAGGATGTGCACTACAAATGTATTTCTTTGCCACTTTAGGAAGTACAGAGTGTGTGCTCCTCTCAGTGATGGCATATGACCGTTATGCTGCTATCTGTCATCCTCTCCAGTATACACTGATCATGAGCCAGCCCATATGTTGGAGTCTGCTTGCAGCTTCCTGGATTATTGGCAACTTCAATTCTGTTATCAACACATCACTGGTCTTTTCCCTAACTTTCTGTCactccaatgaaattgaccatttcttctgtgacattcctCCTATTCTGCATCTTTCTTGCTCTGATGTAGTTCTTGTCCAGTTGATGATCTTCACCGTCTCTGCATTTCTTATGattgtgcctttctccctgatccTTCTTTCCTACATCCTCATTGTCTCTTCTGTGCTCAAGATCCGCAGAGCCAGTGGTAGGATAAAGACATTCTCCACTTGTATTTCtcacctcactgtggtgagcatcttctatgGCACCATCATCTACAGCTACCTGCGACCCTCCTCCAATCATTCCTTGGATGAAGATCGCCTGGTTTCTGTGTTTTATGCTATCATTACTCCACTGTTAAACCCCCTGATCTACTGCTTTAGGAACAAGGAATTGCAGGGGGCACTTTGGAGAGCACTTGGGAAGAACATGTTGTAGGTTTAGCATCAACATCTCTGGAAGATGATATTCACCAGAAAGTGTGTttttaaaggcgcaatcctaactcactttccagcattgacataagggcaatgcagcttcgaggtaagggaacaaatattcccttactttgaggagggctctgtgagtgccactcaactgcaggatgccccatacatcccattggcacagctatgccagtgctggaaagtttctATGTTTTTGTTCGATCACATTAGCCTCCTGCTGTTTCTGACACAAGCACAAGTTATCTAGCCATGTATGTACCAATTGTTGAAATAACAATTAAGTCATAATGACCTATGACTAAAGGGGAGAAAAGAAACCTGAAGAAATAGCCAATatgagttttgttttcctttggccTGAGATTGAAAAGACCTGAAACTGAAAAGATTAGACAAGTCTGCCAATATTTCTCTCGGCATCACAATTTGTTGTCTATGAATTTGTTCACATTCCTTTCATACTGAATGGTGTTCATTATTTTGGTGAACTGGTGTCTCCAGAAATCAAGAAATGAAACTCACATTCATTGAGATCTGTTCCACCTCTTCCACCATTTCAAAGATTTTCTGAaaccccttttcatttcatttcatacatGCGTGGTGTTCTCCAGATGCATTTGTTTATAACTCTGAAAGACCCAAGGCCCTATCCTAACTAGCCCTTCCCTCCAGtaatgatgcagccacactaataCAGCaaaagctgcatcctgtgaggggctGGGCAGACAAGGAGTTCTCCTCcaagtgagggaacatttgttcccttagcatAGGGCAATCGTTTGCTACCCAAATAGTtcttctcagatccacaccagccattttgctggtacaggttcaaagaggagagagagcaatGAAGGAATGGATTATGTTACCGAAGCATGTTTCTGCCACCAGTACCCACACGCACTGtcctctgttccacctcctgcccatgcactcctcacccagatgctccctttttcccccccccctctcccatTCCATCCACTAATCAGCCCCCGTGCCAGCTTACCTGCTGTCCCACTCGTAGCCAGTAGTGGCAGCAGGCTGCCAACACTGCTGGATTACTGGAATATTCAACTCCATTTAACGCAGCCTTGGTTTTTGCCCTGGACTTCTGTCATTCCGACCAAATAGACTACTTTTTCTGTGACATTCCACTCTACATCTCATGCTCTGACACAAAACCGAGCAAATGATTactttcccttcctctggatTGTTGGTTGACACACTTTTATTTGAAGCACAACTATTGACACACTATTATTTGAACTGGCCTGCTTAACTGCACATGGATGCAATGGAATGTGCCTACCAAAAGACCTACCCAGTGATAATCAGTTTGGACCAGTGGCCAGAGGCCTCAGATTCCGCAGGCCTCAAGGAAGTACACTGTTCGGTTGCTCAGAGCAATCActtcccctccctcattctagcTGACTGGTTTGCAAGAAGGCTtgcctttgcttttgtttcttgggACATTCCATGAATGGTTgcatcttacagcacacttgAACCTGTaaaaaaagccacatcctgggagcttcttgACTTGTAAGCAACTTCATTAGTAATGAAAAATAAGGGTCCCTAATTGGTGGGAGAGTCCAAGCCACAGGGCGTTGAAATTCGGAGCTCCGGTAactgtactttgttttaattttccctgccaatttggagagtttTTTGTCTTATTTTTGCTTGCTCGTGAACTAAGGAACTTCTTCCCAGCATGTTTTTGCTTTTACAGACTTCAAGTGCTCGAGTTTGATATGTCTTGCCCTTGAGTTTGTTTATCGTCAGTCTGTCGTTATTTGGCTGCCATTTCCTTGTGCAGAGCTCAATTGTTTGTAAAACTACGGCTAATCAATCTTTCCAAATGAGGCGTAAAAGAGCTTTGTCTCCGTCTAGCCCTGACCTTGAGCCATCATTACCTTCTTtgaaacaaactaaattagagaagtttaTGCCTTCCTACAACTCTAATTTCAAAGAACTCTCTATGAGTCAGTCgtctctggaagagtttttccagcCTGTGTCTCCCCTTTTGAAAGAACAACCTCTGCTGGAAACTCAGCAGTCTTCTCAGTTGGTGGGGAGTGCACGAATGATTAATGGAGATCCTTGTGAATTATCTACGAAGCTTAAAGAATATTCTCAATTGACGGCCCAGACGGTATCTTCTATATTTTCTCAGATCTCCCATATATTGAGCCTTTTAAAGGAGCAACACCAAATGATTTCTAAGCTAtcaaacttttttgttaaaaatttttctcaaTCTGCATTGGAGATGAGACATTCTACTTTAGCCTCAACATCTTACTCTAAGTTTGTCTCTGCAACTTCGATGGAACGTTCAAACCAACTGGTTTATCAAGCTTCTGCAGCTGTGCTATCTTTTGATCAACTGGCACCCAGGAGACACCCAGCCTGGTCTATAATCCATTTGGCCAGAAGACATCTAGCCTCCTTGCTGAATATTCCTGTTTCTAAGGTGGATTTACGGAATTCAGTCCATCTACCTTCTGTTCGTCGCCCTCTTcgtctcctcctggaatttcgtTCCTCATATATTCCGAGACTCTTATTTGCCACCTCCAGATCTCTCCAGGAAGTAGGTATATCTGTCCATCGTTATTTTCGTGATACCTCCATAACCAAACTGGTTCCATCTAAAATTTCTCTCCAAGGAGGAAATATGGACGTTCCTGCGTCAGCACAGTTCGGCAAAGAATGGTTCCTCTACTATACCCCTTTTGGATTGCTCTTTGTCTGCTTCCaaattatttccccttccttgccctttggaggctgctaaaccagaaattgcattttcCAAAACAAACCTGTTGTCTAATTCTTCTGTAGGACCGGATGATCCTTGTTTTAGTCAGCCTTCTCCAATGCCTATTATGTCGAATTTAGAAATCTCTACTGATGCTTTGATTCCAAATGATGTTCTATCTCTTCCAGTTGTTCCCTCTAACCCGAATCCGATGCCCCTTTCACATACATTCCTTTTTCCTACTTGTATTATTAAGAAAAGTTCTTTATCTGACTCTTTTCGTTTAATTGATGCTTCCTCTCAATATCCCCgcctttaaattttgattttattggttCCAGTACGTTAAAAAACAATGAGATTAACAAATTTACATCTGGCCCTCCTTTAGATACTCAGATCACCCCTCCTAACTCAATTATAACTCAGCTAGAGGTTTCACACGATCCTCAAGTTTCCCCTAAAAGtcattctgctttcccctctccccgttgactaactgattgttgttctccttccttgcacaacgttatgactattactataatttcatggaacatttcggggtggtccagaaaagtttcagataaagatttcatcaattatctgaaaacttttgatgtaattttatttcaggagacatggtctttgtcttcCCCGTCCATTCCTGGTTATACTCCCTACCATTTACCCGctttcaaaaataatattttgggaCGTCCACGTGTTGGACTTTGTTGTCTTGTAAAGTTATCATCACCTTTTTCCTTTACTCATATACCAATTCAATCTTTGTATtgtcaaatttttcttttacagataattttttttaagattttgctgtttaatgtgtatatcccccctgctgctattactccctccaatctatgggaatctcttgaaaaaagtatagaagaaaatttaaaagcttttccttctgctttgctgaTAATAATAGAAGACCTTAATACTAGAATTGGCCCCAGTAATTCTGCGCTAGTCCAACATATGAACTGGTTTATGGCTGACCAAATCCCTCCTTGGCTTCATCttccaagggtttccaaagatttatcctttggaataaatatatataagcaagtccagtcttataaatatttgggtcttatatttcattataaactttcttggtctcttcataagaaagttatcacttcatctctttctccccaacttaaagcaattttaaaatttttttataatgaaggtaaccagtatgttcctgctgctatccagatctttcagtccaaaattctttatcatttgttttatggtgccccGATTTGGATTAAAGTaattaataaggatattgatcagatcgcagcatctttttttcgtagaattctagggattccaaatttaattcgtgcctccacaattatcctagaattaggtatccatcttccaacaactacagcctggttacttacttttaaatattggcttaaactgtttttaatttctcattccggttccttattatatgatttgttaagagattcttatttttcttcttggtttcggttgatagaaaataaacttgcttctctcgacctctcattggaatccctggcagatatgagtcttccaagagcatattcattgataaaagacaagctcttagcatttgaattcaattatctaagtaatagtctcaattctgtttgttcccctctttcccttggtttggccccatcctttaatcatgcatctaattatttt is a window of Tiliqua scincoides isolate rTilSci1 chromosome 5, rTilSci1.hap2, whole genome shotgun sequence DNA encoding:
- the LOC136653103 gene encoding olfactory receptor 5AR1-like — protein: MAYDRYAAICHPLQYTLIMSQPICWSLLAASWIIGNFNSVINTSLVFSLTFCHSNEIDHFFCDIPPILHLSCSDVVLVQLMIFTVSAFLMIVPFSLILLSYILIVSSVLKIRRASGRIKTFSTCISHLTVVSIFYGTIIYSYLRPSSNHSLDEDRLVSVFYAIITPLLNPLIYCFRNKELQGALWRALGKNML